CGCACGACGCGCACGAGCGTCTCGGGCCAGACCTCGCCGCTCAGATGGAACGACACCGTGATCGAGTTGTACGTGACGTCGACCTGCACGCCCCGCATCCCGTAGGCGTCGCACACCCGGGTGATGGCGAGCGTGACCTCGTGCGCCGAGGCCCCGACCGCGAACATCGATTCTCCGATGCGCGTGGCGAGATCGAGCACCCGGGGAACCGTGCGCTCGTCGATGACCGGCATGGCCTCGGTGTGCGCGACCGCCGAGGGATCGGTGTGCAGCAGGCGGCGCACGGAGGAGAGCAGCGGCCGGCGGGATCTCGCGGACATATCGTCCATTCTCCCGTCCATACCGTCGATCGGGGGGAAGACTGTCCGGTCCTCCGCGACCCGAACGCGGAGGACCGGCGAAATCGAGTGAGAAGCTGCGCATGCGCACCGACCCCCGGGCCGCATCCCAGACCCGAGAGAGAATCCGAATGCGCGCCGGTTCGACCGACTCAGAGCGCTGAAGCGACTCTTCGTGTCCTCCACGATACGCACGCACGAGGCGAGCGCTCCTATCGTCCGCCGTCCCTTGACGCACGGGCGGCGACGCTGCTATCGCGCGGACGCGAGGGGACTGGCGTCGTCGGCGCGGTGCGCGCCATCCCCTCGGGCGTCCCGCTCATCGACGTCGATCACGGGTCTCGCGCTTCGCTCGCCCGCGGGCTCAGTCCTGGGCGAAGATTTCGGGGTGCGCGCTGATGAGCTCGGCCTGCTCCCTCCACGAGAGCCCCACGATGCTGAGCACGACGCGCACGACGGTCGAGTCGGCGTCGGCAGTGGTGAGCCGCAGCTCGCGCAGCGTGGCTCGCGCCGTCTCCTCGATGAGGAAGGCGAGCAGCTCGGCGGGCATATCGCCGCGGAACGCCCCGGAGTCGACACCGGCCCGGGTCAGATCGCGGATGCGGTGACGCAGCGGCGCGAGGGCGAGCACGGTGTCGGTCAGATGTGCGTCGTCGAGGGCGATGTTGGCCGATGCGCGCACAGCGGAGGCCTCCCGCCACAGACGCGTCGCCATCCGTGCCAGGGTCACCCGGGGGTCGGACTCGTCGGTGGTCTCGGCGATCGCGTTGAAGCGCTGAGCACCCGCGGCGATCACCTCCCGCAGCAGGGTGTCGCGGTCGGCGAAGTGGCCGTAGACGGCTCGGCGGGTGAGACCTGCGGCCTGGGCGATCGCGTCGAGCGACGCCGTGGGGTTGCTCGCGAGCACCGACTGCGCCGCGCGCAGCAGGGCCTCGCGGTTGGCCAGGGCGTCGCGTCGACGCGGCGGATTCGGTGCGGTCACTTCGGGTCCTTTCGCGGAGTCGCGGGGATCAGGACATCAGCTTGGTCGAGGCGAGGGCTTCGACCAGCTTGCGGTTGTACGTCATCAGGGGGCGCCGCAGCACGAGCCCGAGGAGCAGTGCCGGGATGATGAACAGCGCGAGGGCACCCAGCGCCCACCAGAAGTCGGCCTGATAGACGCCGGCGATCGCCGACCTCACCATGTTCACCGCGTAGGTCGCGGGAAGGAACGGGCTGATGCTCTGGAACCAGTCGGGCAGCAGCTGCAGCGGGTACGCGCCGCCCGAGCCCGAGATCTGGATCACCAGGAGCAGTACCGAGAGCGCCTTGCCCGCATTGCCGAAAGCGACCACCGCGGTGTACACGATGAGTGTGAACACGGTCGAGATCGCCCACCCCGCCAGGATCAGCAGAAGCGGATGCGCGGGTTCGACCTGGACGAAGAGGATCAGCCCGAGGGTCAGCAACGTGCTCTGTGCGAGACCGACCAGACCGAAGATGCCGTAGCGGCCGAGGTACTTCTGCGTCGGCGTGAGTTCAGGGCGATCGGGAAGCGTCTCGGCGTTCACATCCACGCGGATCGTCACGGTCATCAGAAGCGCGCCCACCCAGAGGGCGAGGATCATGTACAGCGGCGCCATGGCCGCACCGAATCCCGCCACGGGGAAGACCGCGGTGCGGTCGAGGCGCACCGGCTCGGCGAGAGACGTGGCGAGCACACCGGGGTCGGCGCCGGTCAGTTCGCTGAGGTCGCCGGTGTCGGCGGCCTTCGCGATCGACTGCTGGACGGCGTCGAACCTGTCGGCCATCGTGTTCAGCGATGCCGACAGCTGCGTCGTGGCCTCCTGAGCGCGCGACAGCGTGGACAGCACGGAATCGGAGGCACCGGACAGGCCCGAGGTGATGCCGGACAGGTCGGAGCGGATCGCCGAGACATCGGACCCGATCTGGGAGAGAGTCGTCGACAGTGAACTCAGCTGCGCCTTCAGGCCGTTGTCGTAGGTGCTCCGTGCGTCGGCGAGCGCCTTCTTGGCCTCGGCGATGGCGGCGGAGATCTCCTGGTGGGAGCTCTGCGCCGCGTCGTTGCCGGCGGCGATGTCGGTCGCCGCCGTCTGGAGGCGATCCTGCAGAGCCTGCTGCCGCGCGATCGCCTCGTCGAGTCGGCTGATCAGGGCGTCGAAGTCGGATTGCGCGGATTCCGGCAGGTTCGGTCCGACCTCGGTCTCCAGCGTGTTCTTGAGCGCCGCGTACTGATCGGCCTGCTGCTGCACACGCTCGGCGATTGTGGTGATCGCCTGCACCTGGGCGCCGCTGAGAGTGTCGCCCGCGGCGTACAGCTCATCGATGCGCTGTCCCACGGCGTCGTAGCTGTTCGAGGTCGCCGCGAGGGCATCGGCGAGCGACTGTGCCGCCGTCTGCAGAGTGGACTTCAGCGTGTTCGCCGCGTCCACCCCGCTGCCGAGCGCGCCCGAGGTGTCCGTGAACGCGTCGCCGGCCGTGTCGACCAGGGCCGAGGCGCTGTCGAGCAGCGGCCGGCTCCCCTCTAGCAGAGCCGTGAAGGTGTCGGCCGTGTGCGCACCGGAGCGCAGCTGATCGCCCACACTCCCCAGGCGCGCCTCGACCCGGGTGAGTGCTGCCTGCGTGTCCTCATCCGTGAGGTAGTCCGACAACGACGAGACGAGGCCGAGCGCGACGTCGCCGAGCGTCTGGGCGAACGTGTCGCTGATCTCGGACGACACCCCTTCCGCGCCCTGTCCGGTGATCTTCGGCGCCAGCGCGTTCTTCTTCTCGTTCGTGTAGAGCGCGATGTGCGTGCGGTCGCCCCCATCGGCGTAGAAGGTCAGCATGTCCGCGCTGAAGGTTTCGGGCAGCACGATCGCGGCGTAGTACTCGCCCGACTTCGTCCCGTCGATCGCGTCGTGCTCATCGGTGATGACCCAGTCGAGCTGGTCGTTCCCGCGGAGCTGAGAGAGAACCTGCTCCCCGACGTTCACGCGGATCGGGACGAGGTCGCTCTCGTAGCCGGCATCGGTGCTCGCGACCGCGATCTTCAGGTCCTTCGTGTTCGCGAACGGATCCCAACTGGCGATCACGTTGAACCAGGTGAACAGGGAGGGGATGACGACGAGACCGAAAAGGACGATGCATGCCATCACGTTCTGGGTGGCGTGACGAACGTCGCGCAGTGTCAGGTGCAGGATGTCCTTCACGCGCGGTCCTCTCCTTCTGCTCGCTGGTGCTCGGCCGGTTCGTCCTCTTCCGGTTCGTCCTCTTCCGGTTCCGCCGTTCGTGTCGGTCCCTCGTCCTCCGGGGCGTCCACCGCCGCGGTCGTCTCGGGCTGCACGGGCTCGGCATCCGGTTCGGCGCCGGGGTCCGGTTCCGGGGCGGCGTCGGGCTGTGGTTCGGAAGCGAACCACTCCGTGAGCAGGGCGTCGGCTTCGATACCGGCGGCCGGTTCGTCCCGTTCGGACGTCGCATCCGTCACCGGGGCCTCGGCCGCGGTCGCGGCGATCGGGGCGGATGAGGTCGAAGGCAGCGGTTCGGCTGTCGTGACGGGCAGGACCGCTGCATGGCCGGCGGGGCCCGCGAGGGCGAGCTGACGCAGCTCCGCCTCGTCGAGAGCGGCGACCTCCTCGCCGTTCTGGAAACTGTGCTTGATGTACTCGATGGTCACGAGGAATCCGATGACCAGCAGGATCCAGAGGGTCCACAGTCCCAGCAGCAGTGCCTTCGACTCGGGAAGCGCCCAGGTGAGGACACCGAGCACGACGAGGCCCGCGGCTCCCGTGAGCACCGTCGCCTTCAACAGCGTCGGGTAGCGGCGGGTGAACGGCTCTGCCCGTCGAGCGAGGTCTTCGCGGTACTCGGCGCGGTTCGACAGCGCCCTGATGACGTCGGTGAGCCGGTATCCGCTGCCGACGACCTGCACCTTCTCGCCGATCAGGAGGTCGGTCGAGAGCACCTGGCGGTTGAAGAGCAGGGTGAAGTTGGCGAGACGGCGCCGCAGGACGAGCCCGACGAGGAACGCGAGAGCGACGAACACGGCGAGAGCGCCGAGGAAGCGCCAGTAGTGGCCGCCGTAGAAGCCCCCGATCGTCTCCCGCATCGCGTCGATGCCGTAGGAGAACGGCAGGAGCGGGTAGATCGCACGGAAGAACCCGGGCATCAGCTCGATCGGGTACAGGCCGGACGCGCCGGGGATCTGCATGATCACCAGCAGGATGCACAGGCCCCGGCCGACGTGGCCGAATGCGACGCAGAGCGCGTAGATGATGCTCACGTAGGCGAGGGCGATGAGCACACCGGTGCCGACGAAGGCCGCGGCGCTGACGGTCTGCACACCGATGATGAGGTTGCCGATGCACACGATCAGCGCCTGGCCGATGGCGAGCGTCGCGAAGAGGAAGAAGCGGCCGAAGTAGGCCTGGCGCACGGTGACGTCTTCGACGCCCTCGGTGTCGACCTCGACGCGGAAGATCACCATGAGCACGAAGGCGCCGATCCACAGCGACAGGTTCGTGAAGAGCGCGGCCATCGCCGACCCGTAGGTGTCGACGGGGAACACCAGATGCTCGTCGACCTCGACGGGGGAGGAGATGAACTGGGCGATCTGCTCGGGATCCAGATCGGTCAGGGTGCCGAGCAGACCCCACTCGGATGCGGCGTTGAGGGCGACGACGTCGGTGCGCGACGTCTGCAGTCCCTGCTCGATGCCCGCGAGGTCGTTGTCGAAGCTCTGCAGCGCCGCCGACGTGGCCACGAGCTGCGAGTCCAGCCCGGCGAGCAGCTGATCGGCCTGTGCGAGCACGCCCTTCTGCGCGTCCAGCGCCGCCGAGAACGATCCGACGCTCGCCGACAGCTGCGACATGGCGCTGTTGAGCGAGGGCACGGTGCGGGTGAGGATGTCGCGCATCGCCGCCGAGGCATCCCGGGTGTCCTGCATCGCCTGGTCCACGGCATCGGCCGCCGCCTGAACGGAAGCCACGGTGTCGGAGGCACCGGCCTTCAGGGTCTTCAGATCCGCGAGCAGCTGCTGGTCGGTGGCATTGCGCTGTTGGAGCGAGGCGATGACCTCGGTCAGGCGCTGCTTCGTGTCGTCGCTGAGGTCGGTGTTGTCGAGAAGCGTCTGCAGTCGGGCGGCCGCCGCCTCGTTCGCCTTCAGCACGTTCGAGACGTCGTCGATCCCGGCGTCGATGCGCACGCCCGCCTGTTCGAGGCTCTGGGTGAGACGGGTGATCGAGACGTTCGCCTTCGAGGAGGCGTCGGCGAGCAGGGTGGTGCCCTTCAGGAACGCCGTGGTGGCGCTGTCGGTGAAGGCGATCACCTCCTTCTGCGTCTCGGCGATGATCGACTGCGTCTGGACGAGCGACTTCTGCACGTCGCCGAGCGTCTTGTCGACATCGCCGAGCGTGCTCCGCGCTGACGAGAGGGTGCCGCGGGAGGATGTGAGCCCCTCCTGCGTCTCTGCGAGGTTCTCGCGCGCTGACGAGAGGGTCTGGGTCGCCTGGTCGAAGGCGTTGAGGGTGTTGTCCCTGGCGTTCAGCAGCCGCAGCTCCG
The DNA window shown above is from Microbacterium maritypicum and carries:
- a CDS encoding YhgE/Pip domain-containing protein, with the translated sequence MKDILHLTLRDVRHATQNVMACIVLFGLVVIPSLFTWFNVIASWDPFANTKDLKIAVASTDAGYESDLVPIRVNVGEQVLSQLRGNDQLDWVITDEHDAIDGTKSGEYYAAIVLPETFSADMLTFYADGGDRTHIALYTNEKKNALAPKITGQGAEGVSSEISDTFAQTLGDVALGLVSSLSDYLTDEDTQAALTRVEARLGSVGDQLRSGAHTADTFTALLEGSRPLLDSASALVDTAGDAFTDTSGALGSGVDAANTLKSTLQTAAQSLADALAATSNSYDAVGQRIDELYAAGDTLSGAQVQAITTIAERVQQQADQYAALKNTLETEVGPNLPESAQSDFDALISRLDEAIARQQALQDRLQTAATDIAAGNDAAQSSHQEISAAIAEAKKALADARSTYDNGLKAQLSSLSTTLSQIGSDVSAIRSDLSGITSGLSGASDSVLSTLSRAQEATTQLSASLNTMADRFDAVQQSIAKAADTGDLSELTGADPGVLATSLAEPVRLDRTAVFPVAGFGAAMAPLYMILALWVGALLMTVTIRVDVNAETLPDRPELTPTQKYLGRYGIFGLVGLAQSTLLTLGLILFVQVEPAHPLLLILAGWAISTVFTLIVYTAVVAFGNAGKALSVLLLVIQISGSGGAYPLQLLPDWFQSISPFLPATYAVNMVRSAIAGVYQADFWWALGALALFIIPALLLGLVLRRPLMTYNRKLVEALASTKLMS
- a CDS encoding YhgE/Pip family protein, with amino-acid sequence MKQSWRIYKRDVKRLSLVPKAWIIIIGVLITPALYAWFNINAFWDPYANTANIRVAVVDLDEGATSDLTGHIDIGEQVTEQLQDNDQLGWQFMGEDEAQEAVKKGDVYAVIVIPAQFSEDLLSITSGDFTQPALQYYVNEKAGAIAPKITDVGASELDKQVTTAFKEQVALAATNALKDVGDSTELRLLNARDNTLNAFDQATQTLSSARENLAETQEGLTSSRGTLSSARSTLGDVDKTLGDVQKSLVQTQSIIAETQKEVIAFTDSATTAFLKGTTLLADASSKANVSITRLTQSLEQAGVRIDAGIDDVSNVLKANEAAAARLQTLLDNTDLSDDTKQRLTEVIASLQQRNATDQQLLADLKTLKAGASDTVASVQAAADAVDQAMQDTRDASAAMRDILTRTVPSLNSAMSQLSASVGSFSAALDAQKGVLAQADQLLAGLDSQLVATSAALQSFDNDLAGIEQGLQTSRTDVVALNAASEWGLLGTLTDLDPEQIAQFISSPVEVDEHLVFPVDTYGSAMAALFTNLSLWIGAFVLMVIFRVEVDTEGVEDVTVRQAYFGRFFLFATLAIGQALIVCIGNLIIGVQTVSAAAFVGTGVLIALAYVSIIYALCVAFGHVGRGLCILLVIMQIPGASGLYPIELMPGFFRAIYPLLPFSYGIDAMRETIGGFYGGHYWRFLGALAVFVALAFLVGLVLRRRLANFTLLFNRQVLSTDLLIGEKVQVVGSGYRLTDVIRALSNRAEYREDLARRAEPFTRRYPTLLKATVLTGAAGLVVLGVLTWALPESKALLLGLWTLWILLVIGFLVTIEYIKHSFQNGEEVAALDEAELRQLALAGPAGHAAVLPVTTAEPLPSTSSAPIAATAAEAPVTDATSERDEPAAGIEADALLTEWFASEPQPDAAPEPDPGAEPDAEPVQPETTAAVDAPEDEGPTRTAEPEEDEPEEDEPAEHQRAEGEDRA
- a CDS encoding TetR/AcrR family transcriptional regulator, with amino-acid sequence MTAPNPPRRRDALANREALLRAAQSVLASNPTASLDAIAQAAGLTRRAVYGHFADRDTLLREVIAAGAQRFNAIAETTDESDPRVTLARMATRLWREASAVRASANIALDDAHLTDTVLALAPLRHRIRDLTRAGVDSGAFRGDMPAELLAFLIEETARATLRELRLTTADADSTVVRVVLSIVGLSWREQAELISAHPEIFAQD